AGAAATCTTCCTGTACTCTGCGTACTGAGGGAAGCGATGGAGGGTGATGAGGATCAACCCACTGACCAGCATGATCAGATACAGGCACAGGTGAGTGCTGCAGGTCTTCAAGGCTTTACTGTTTAAAGACTTGCTCTTACTGGTCAGACAGGCCACTGTGATTTTAGAGTAGGTGAGGACTATACTGCCGATAGAGGACGAGAGCAGGACCACGGTGAACGCGAGGCCGTAGATGTTATTGATGGACACACTCTCACAGGAGAGCTTAAACAGGGAGGCATTGTCACAGTAAGGGTTCATGATCAGGGTCCTGCATCGGTTCAGCCGGACGGTCAGACCGAGCAGAATCCCAACCAGAACGAAGGCCACTCCCCAGGCAGAAACTGTCAGCTTGATCACCATCCTGTTGGTCATTATGGTTGAATAGTGCAGGGGATTGCAGATGGCCACGTATCTGTCGAAGGCCATGATCATGAGCACAGTGTGTGCGTTGGTGCCGAACATGTGTGCAGTAAAGGCCTGCATCACACACTCATAGAAATGAATGAGGCGCTCAGAGGGGGGCACGTGGATGTCCGTGAGCACCCGTGGAACCAGGAGAGAGTTTCCCATGACATCATTTATCGACAGGTTACAGAAGAGGAGATACATGGGCTGGTGAAGGCTTCTCTCCGTCCATATCAACACCACGATGCCCACGTTGGCAATTAAGATGAACACGTAGGCcgagagcaggaagaagaaggcCGGGTACTTGTTAGTCCTGGTGATGCTTAACCCCTCCAGCTGAAGAGTGAGACTGTTGTACGTATAGTTTTCCATCTGAGCtacagtgagcagagagagaggaagggaaacatGAATGACAACGAAGCTGGAACTTTAAATTCTACAACTGAAGAAAAAGACGAGTAGTAGTACTCAAGTGTACTCAAAGGTACACAGCACAGCACTTTAGCTCTGTACAGTTACAGAAATCTGACTCTTCTATCGTTGCTTTACATTTAGCTGCactaattcaattcagttcaattcagttttatttaaatggcgccaaatcacaacaaaagtcacctcatgacactttacaaacagagcaggtccaGAGCGACTCttcataatgttattacagagaccagcaggtcccaccatgagaagcactaacatccacctgctccagctgcagcagtgcaaCACAAACCAGTGAACGTGGAGCGTCAATATGtaagcagcagctgcacatcTGTTGAGTATCGACAGATATACACAGTCCATTTATACAGAGAAGATTTGTGAGACTACATGTAGTCGTCAGATTGAACACTCCACGATCTTAAAATGATCTTTATTTCTACATCTTTTCTAACTGTATTCTACATGTGATTGTATCTGGTGGATTTTCTATCTATGACAAATCCAGTAAACTACACTTATAACACCAGATGTGTAAATCATTTGCATCTGCAAGGGTTTAGAACAACTGTGGTAATTCTTTATCGGGTTCAGAGGATTTCCCATCATGTGATTTAAATTTCTGCGAAACCCTCAAAAAGAGAACCCTTCAAACATTATGTAGATGTTGCCGTGCAAACATGAAATCTTGAATAAATTAGCTTACTCTAATAATAATTCTATTGCATCCAATCTGATCTTATTTCTAAGTGAAGAGACACATTGCCTGAGCACAAAGTCGCACAAAGAAATCATTTCAGGTGAATGCTGAGTCAGTAAAGCAACAATAATAACCTCTTGTCTTCCACAACAGACTGCAggtcttcttcttcaggtctcCTCTCACATGTAAGTCTGTTTTATCAGCATTATGTCCTCTGGGAACATCTCGATCATCATCAAGAAAACATTATGTAACGTTCATGGGGTTATGAACACGTGTTTTTAACATCTGATAATCTAGATGTTGGAGTACATagaccacatactgtacatctatAACCCTTATTGATAACAACTCTCTGTGTACTGGCTTTATTTACTCTGACAAATCTGATCATTTTCCAGGTTTTCAACTTACTATGATTAATATGGTAAGCACAGAAGatactaaatgctaacatctacatttaatgaatgttttctttttgttaacATTCCTAAAATATAAATCTCTAGTTAGACTATAATGTGGTTTATGGACCCAAAGGTCTCCAATAATCAGACCaaagtttatttaaaatatatttaaaacgATCCACCTTGGATTTGTCAATCTACAagatacagaaacacatttaaccATTTAATATAAATTGCAAAGACAAAATATGccacaaacatttaaacatggaAACCAGCTCttaaataagaaaaagacaTCTCTAATCATGTCTTTACAATtcatttatgaataaataaataaatatatatatacatatatttgcTCCAGAGAGTGAGGTAATTGATATTATATCTAAAGCGAGGAGCTCAGCAGCAGGTCGTTAAACCTGTGGAGATTGTTTTCTTATTATGGCCCTCTTTCTATCTGTCCATGCTTTTCAAAAATACTTTGGAAAGTTTGGTGTATAATAAAATCTTCAAGAGCGAAGCAATTTGTATGAACATCAGAATGGATTCAGAAATAAATCATTCCACAAACATGGCTGTTATTCAGCTGGTTGACAAAATGTAGTTCTTGTACAAAAGTTCTGGGCGCTAAAAAGTTCCTGTTCACAGTTTGcagggctggggggggggttcaactTGCCTAATCGTCCTGGTTCTTCAGGGACTTTTAGTTCAGATTGTGGTTCCAGAGATTAGTTCCTTTGGTTCCATAGTTCCTGGTACTTTTTGGTGGAAAAGAATTAAATTGAAATGGTTTAAGTTAAACAAACTTTCTTTGAATGTTAATAACCTAATTTTATGATCATGACATAATAGCGATAATGCCAAAACGTTGttgtaaactaaataaacaagTAATCTCTTTTAGTGTCACATCaaccatttcttgtttttttctctctggagTAAGATAACAAAATCTATTGGTATtatcaataaaatgtgtaatttagtTCATCGCAAAAAGTGTAGTTAATTCACATATCTCAATattattagggctgcaacttatTCCACCAACCTTATTAAGATCCTTTCTttacagaaaatacactttctctctctctctctctctctatatatatatatatatatatgtatatacacacaaatccAGTAATCATCCAGTAATCAGGAAAACAGAATGTGTCAGCGATGATTGACAACTTGTCCAGTGTGCACCCTGCCTGTCCCATGAACCTGCAAAAGACAAGCAGGTGTAGACAATGGTGGACGGAAATACATTACTATACTTTTAACTTTGATTTCAGTTAACTTtcctaataaataaaaaatgttttatatcttGATGAGTTTGCGAGACACAGAGAACCAAATGTGGTCTCCATCCAGGGATCCATGCTGTGTTACACAAACGGGGGTGTTCTGGGAAATGTaagacagcagcaggagagaaatTCAAAAACAATCCAGTTGTCACAGATCTCACCAAAAGCAATCCAGCATGAATGAACATTATaatgtgaaatacaaaacacattctgCAAATGTCTCCAGGTTTACCAACTTTAAAAATTCTCAACTCAGAATAACGGCGCAACTGGTTTGGATCTGAACAATTTTGATAAGGATTTGCAGATTTCTGCAGATTGCACCCCATAAATAATGGGGTTGAGGCTGCCGGGGACGATATGAAACAGAATGGCAGAGAGTTTCCTGTAGTCTGAGTACTGAGGGAAGCGGTGCAGGATGATGACAATAAACCCACTCAACATCATGATCAGATACACAACCAGGTGAGTGCTGCAGGTCTTCATGGCTTTACTGTTCAGAGACTTGTTGTTACTGGTCAGACAGACTACTGTAATCTTAGTGTAGGTGAGAACCATGCTGCCTATAGAAGCTGTGAACAGGACCACAGTGAACGTGAGGCCATACACATTATTAatgaacacactctcacagGAGAGCTTAAACAGGGAGGCATTGTCACAGTAAGGATTCATGATCAGAGTCCTGCATCGGTTCAGCCGGACGGTCAGACCGAGCAGAATCCCAACCAGAACGAAGGCCACTCCCCAGGCAGAAACTGTCAGCTTGATCACCATCCTGTTGGTCATTATGGCAGCATAGCGCAGGGGATTGCAGATGGCCACATATCTGTCGAAGGCCATGATCATGAGCGCAGTGTGGGAAGTGGTGCCGAACATGTGTGAGGTGAAAGCTTGGACCACACACTCATAATAACTGATGAGGCGCTCAGAGGGGGGCAGCAACATGTCTATAAGCAGACGGGGCACCATGATGGAGTTTCCAAGGATGTCGTTAAAGGGCAGGTTGCAGAAAAGGAGATACATGGGCTGGTGAAGGTTGTTGTCCATGAAAACCAGAACAGCAATGCCCACATTTGCAACCATTATAAAGAGgtaggagaaaaagaagaagagaaagacggGGTGGACAGAGTCCTGGGAGATATTCAGCCCCTCCAGCTGGAGTGTGAAGCTGTTGTAGGTGTAGTTTTCCATCAACCTGCAGCAACAAAGATCAGAGATGACTGATATACTCAATGACAGTAGTGACTTAACAAATAACCAAAAACTATATAATCGTTATAGCATTTCATTGTAAACTGTTGGAGAAAGACTATTTGTTGTTCAGTCATACCTGCTTTGAGTCTTCTGGGTCATCGTtctttagttgttgtttttcagttaaCATCCAGCAAAGACTTCGTCCTCGGTTGCAGTTTCATATAGTCCCTGATTTATTCCCAGGGGACTCATTCATTGTTGACTCAGATGACTTGTGATGCAACATTATGAAATCATGGTAAGAGTTATCATAACTGTCAACAAGCTCCAGTATATgactttaaagggaaattcctgtgtttttaaacctgggGTCTAAATGAGTAATGGTTCCCAATAGTTTTGAAGTTGGTCCAGTAGATTGCCTCAGCTGGTAGCCACGAACGGGCTGCAACATAATCCTTTCCCTCCGTCAAAAGCATGTCCAGGAAAAGTGCTTGTGTTTGCCGCCGACAGGCTCCGATTGTTGTCCGACagcattatggaaaggatccctaaAGAGAGAGACCTTTTTATTAAAGAGTTAGATCCTCTCTGTTTCACCAGAAACACCGGCGTcgtcctgcaacaactcacctctcgtGAGATTTCAgagagacttctgtttctggttaaaacAAAGATTTCACTCTTTAAcaaaaaaggtctatctcttGATCTATTCGTATTCTTATTCAGCTTTGAATGTGACAACAAATTCTTTTCAGACTTGAACACCAACAAATCTTTAATTTAattcatgtatgtatttaaattgattttaaaacagtttcataAGTTGCTCTCAGAGGTGGCAGGAACGTCTTCACTGAGTGAGCAGCTCCGGTTCAGATGTGACACCAATCCTCTTCTGCTGTGAACGGTAAATGCAGTCGGGTTTCTCTGGTCGAACAGCTGAAGTCTTCTCACCTTTCTGGATCATGCAACTGATTTGTATCTCATCTCCATGAATCACCAGGATCTGGCCAACATATGGTTTGTCATCACTTTGCACAATGACAGATTTCCTTTCTGTGCACTTCTTCCTCTAG
The Enoplosus armatus isolate fEnoArm2 chromosome 13, fEnoArm2.hap1, whole genome shotgun sequence genome window above contains:
- the LOC139294947 gene encoding olfactory receptor 52K1-like codes for the protein MENYTYNSLTLQLEGLSITRTNKYPAFFFLLSAYVFILIANVGIVVLIWTERSLHQPMYLLFCNLSINDVMGNSLLVPRVLTDIHVPPSERLIHFYECVMQAFTAHMFGTNAHTVLMIMAFDRYVAICNPLHYSTIMTNRMVIKLTVSAWGVAFVLVGILLGLTVRLNRCRTLIMNPYCDNASLFKLSCESVSINNIYGLAFTVVLLSSSIGSIVLTYSKITVACLTSKSKSLNSKALKTCSTHLCLYLIMLVSGLILITLHRFPQYAEYRKISAILFNVIPGSLNPVIYGLQSQEIHKCLSNMFHLRKVKPTF
- the LOC139294968 gene encoding olfactory receptor 8G17-like encodes the protein MENYTYNSFTLQLEGLNISQDSVHPVFLFFFFSYLFIMVANVGIAVLVFMDNNLHQPMYLLFCNLPFNDILGNSIMVPRLLIDMLLPPSERLISYYECVVQAFTSHMFGTTSHTALMIMAFDRYVAICNPLRYAAIMTNRMVIKLTVSAWGVAFVLVGILLGLTVRLNRCRTLIMNPYCDNASLFKLSCESVFINNVYGLTFTVVLFTASIGSMVLTYTKITVVCLTSNNKSLNSKAMKTCSTHLVVYLIMMLSGFIVIILHRFPQYSDYRKLSAILFHIVPGSLNPIIYGVQSAEICKSLSKLFRSKPVAPLF